The DNA window tttaaatcGACACTAACCTTAGGTGATATTTTAAACCGGTCATGTTTTTGAAACACAGTATATATCTCTTGTtcgaaacaaaatatatatttcaaatgaaTTAAAGATCAGGAATTTTTACATGTTCgttggaacaaaaaataaatgtagAGAAATGCACGTAAATTATGCCAATAACATGTTATAAGAACACAGTATAAATTTAGAGAAAACCACGCAAAAGAGAACACTAAAGAACCCAGAGTAACTCTAGATAAATGTTGCAACTTAAGAACCTATAAGACTTAACTCAAACACAACCTAAATATATAGGAAACCACGCAAAAGAGAAAATGAAGCAATAGAGAAAACTCGTATACCTACGCAGTACCGATTATATTTAGGGGGACAATTCTACCCTTTTGCTCTAAtagtaaaattatatttttacccTTGGATATAAGTGCCTATCCCTATACTTAAACACCTTTTACATAATATCTGTGATTGGGAGCGTTGgatctttacttttttttgaaTGCAAAGACCGTAAAAGTTCTCATTTATTTTCGGTTAAGAAGATGGGAAAGTATATTTCTCTCCATAGGAACACTCTATAAGAACAGTGTGTTCAAAGGTGTCAAGTGGGAGACAGGGAATGTGATGATTGGGATTTTGAGTAAGACAATCTTGCATTTTGTCTGTGAAGGCCCAATGATCAGCTCGTATGTTTGTTGTGttggagagagggaaaaaaaaggaaaaaggggttCCTGTGTGCTATCAGGAAAGTATAATGCAGTGGCAATATTCATGTATCCAGACATTAAGCAGGGGCAATCAAACAGGGAAATTTGGATGGCAATCATCGTATTTGCTGGCCAAAACATATTTTGATTCACCACAGAACTCCAcctgcaagtctgcaacagttttaatactttaaaaaattttgaaattgtactgttgaattttttttctcagaaacaTATGAGATACGAACTGATTTACACAAATAAAACGTCATCACAGTCGCTATGAAATTACAAGATAAACACGTGATACTGATAGAAGGATGATGACACAGGCGGTCTCGCAAGGCGAAAATGCGAGACCGGCCTCGGTGTCCCTAGTTGGCTGAGCGAGAGGGGTACTGAGGCTCGGTCTTACATGTTAGCCGAGCGAGATGGCCACACTGGCGGTAATGACACAATTAATCATAATTaatgattaactaattactaaTGATATTAGTTGaagaaataataaatattatttaattgCTAATGACGTTAAATTACCAGTTTGTGCGGTCTCGCGGACTCGCCCTGCAAGACCGCATGGTGTCGTGTCCTCTCCGCGCGAGACTGCAGTATAGCGTACTCACCTCCGGTCTTGCATTTTCATGTAGAATCATTGGAGAAAgggtatattttaaaattttcttctttaatACTGTCCGAGAGCTCAAAGCTGAATATGTTTCTTCCGCAATGGTGAATATTTCTGAACATGAGAATAAGCAAAGGGCCTTGTAATGGAGAACGGCAGACAGGACTGGTTCGACAACTACATCCCGACTTCGCTTCATCAGCACTCTATCCTTCCTCTCCTTCATCAGTACTCCATGCCTTCCCTCCACTGTTTCTATCCTCTTCTTCACCGACAAACCATCCTCTTCTTCACCAGCACTCAATGCCTTCCTCTCATCCCCTCTGCATCTTCTCTATGTATATATTTAGCTTCATTAATTCCATCGTCGCATAAGCAGGCATCTTCAACATCAGACAAGTGCGTGACAACATTGGCCGCAAGTCGTTATCGACGTCTCTCCTCCAAGTTTCTACAACATGTCATGGTATTCGACTGGGCCAAGACATCATTTTCATTCTTTCCAACTGATCCATTTCCCGTGCATGTACTCAGCATGGTCTCATCTCTCTTTTCTAATGCACCCTCTATAACATTCACtgcaggaggtggtggtggtacgAAAGGGCGCAAGAGTTGGAGCGCCAAAACACTAGATTGTACAATGAGAAGCGTAACCTAGAGCACAGGGTGGGGAATTTGGTGTACCAAAACATCTCACTATCCAATGAGAAGGATGATCTGAAGAATCAactggaggagaagaggagagtgGCATCTATGTACTTAGGAAAGGTTTCTACACTGGAGTACAAGGTACAGGAGTTGGAGAACCAAAACACCAAACTGTCCGGTGAGCTAGTGAAGCAACGGGAGGACATGAGGAAGGCAGGTTTGATGTTCATGAATGCTGCTGATACATACCAACAATTAGCAAAGAAGCAAATTAGGACAAAGGAAGAGGAATTAGTGAACACCAGGAAGGCAGGCCTTCTGTTAGTCAACGCTGCTGATACATACCAAGAATTAGCAAGGAAGCAAATTAAAGCAAAAGTTGAGGACCTAGAGGATGCAAGGAAGGCCGTTTTGGTGGTTATGAATGCTGCCGATACATACCAACATGTAGCGGAGAAGAAAATTAAGGATAAGGTGGAAGAATTGAGGGTCCTTGGGGTCCAAAAGGTAGAAATGGTTACGAGGGCCGCATCTCTGGAGTCTGGGCTCAAGGCAGCTCTAGTGAAGAATCAGGAATTGGAGGCTGACTGTGATAAGATGAAGATTGAAAATAATAAGCTTTGGTTGGAGGTTGAAGGGCTCAAGATGGAATCGATTGCAGTGGCCCATAGGAAAGAGGCAGCTGCAAATGCATTTGATGCTGAGAAGGCAGAAAATACCGACTACCATGGATTTGATGAAGGGTGAAAATGATAATATTCAGTTGGAGGTCTTGACAGCAGCGCATCAACATAGCTCGTTGGAAGCAGGGGTTGAGAGGCTCAAGATGGAATTAGACATGTTAGTGGAGGTAATGGAAACATGCAAAATCATGGAGTCTGGAGACCTTAATGGGGAAGTGAAGGAAATCCCAGCTGCTGATTTCATGAAGGGTGAATATGATAAGCTTCAGTTGGACATTTTAACTGCAGAACAGAAACATAGTCTATCAGAAGCACAAGTTGATTGGCTCAAGGACAATATTTAgcgcatattttttttcttgaagcaTTTATATCTCTCTGTATGATCTGGCTTCGAGGGCGGCTCTTTTCATGCCACACCATGTCTTTACTATGTTGAAAACACTAAAATAAATTGatattgtgaaatgggtttACAATTCAGAAATAGACCATAATTGTGAGATTTCAAATTTCTTATTATTACGTGGAgcaaatttatctttttaattacCCATGCATTGCAATGGGTTAAGGCAATTTTCATTGATCATACACATCGTCTGTACATTGCAATGAGATAAAATGACAAAGAGGTTGACTTACTGAGTGATCAGAGGAAATATAATTGGCATATGGCCGACTGAGACTGCTCAACATTCCAATTTTTAACGACGAATGAAAACTAGAAAGACAATAGAATCATGACTAGCTATGTCCCTTGATGATATAATTAACTTATAAACGACTTAAAAACATATAATTGGTTGCCGATTTGTTATAAATATTCTTTGATATTTTTTCTCACTTCTTTGATATTTTTTCTCACTATCTTGATGAGAACTCAAATGCGGAAATAAAAGCATAAAAAATCAAAGTagtaagtctattttacgtccctCATCTCTTGCTCTTGGTTGAATCGCCTCCTTCATCTACAAAACCAGGTATAACGCCTCTCTTATCTtaaaaaaccggtgcaaatcaactCCTTTAGTGGTTTTGAAAGCggtttttgctgatgtggcagtTTGACCATAGTTAACTCGTTGAGTCAGCATATCAGACCCATGTGTTAGTGATTTCCAGCATATAGTTGGCAGGGGAGATCTTTCCTGCATGCAATGGCCAACAACTCCTCCCAACAAGCACAATCGGCTGGCGAGCTccctgtaggatcgaatcacaagaactaagccaaccagaggggggtgaatggttggtatacccaaaaaccaaaaacttttagcggaaataaaagttaccctcgaaatcgccggatcgcggtctgaccgaagtgtatgcgccggtctgaccgcttgaagaacgtcggtctgaccgatgtagatcgatcggtcgaaccgccgagatgcctgccgcgcctgtcgccgccacCGGTCGGACCACCCGTATGCTGCCGGTCttaccgccgcttgccgccggtcttaccgccggtagatcgccggttagaccgccgaaaccaggtaaacacaaattgaagaactcttaaagtggatgaggactttattgattctctctgtgtttacaaagtgcaccaacagcactccttacaaaaattttgactaaacttgaaaccctaactcaaaactcaactcaattgctctcaaaagcgataccgggaagcctcacgctccccctctatttatacccgaggtaggcagcctaaagccacaaaccaacctcatactaagagtcctgaacgccttaggaaaccctctagtacaagaaagaaactttacataactaatcgtaccaaatttggagtccttccaaattcgactccgcatcccatacgcacacaatacctccatcgtatgccatatagaatctccatcaaccacgtgcatcaactctagcctaagtatcccgcatgatctctgaccaccacggacgtcgtcttatccccaagccgactcccggtccatcaccgcaaatactctcccgagacatcgagtcacctacacatgaaataaacaaagaaaccatattccaagaccaacctatctccaacttgactcattagtagcaaacaatagtattacatacgtatagtgtccatctagaagccataatcatgaaataatcacggatatccaaacaaacaacccgaaaccgaaaccgacacagcgtcggccggtcagaccgtgggctgGCCGGTCCAACCGCTTGATCACCGCCGGTCGGACTAGCATACACAGCCCGGTCTGatcggtcacataaaatgatagaatcctgcgatcacttgtaaaatccaatcatctccaaaaccacttcgtgaataaattccaaataacaaaaccaataatctccgatgcccaattgttcatcatagaataataatcaaaaacacctttgattttacaatctcccccttgatgaacacattggcaaatccattaaaaatgttttggtgtttggaaaaataaaaacaaaagtggtaaaaagcacacttcgacaaacgtacacatcgtgctcgaaaatccaaaagaaaacttctccccctttttaaaagaaagaaattcccgaTTGAacaaaaaacatgctcttctcaacaactctaaaatccaaaaattttctcaTTACTTCTCCcgcttttgacaatgatttcatcaagcataggaattatgttcattaatgtttaagagcttagcatacatatagcatatcaagtcatgtgttgcaataaaaagaagatgaacccatctatattataacaagcatgcattaaagtataaccatgaaccaaagattttacaatcaagcttgaatcaacaatcaaaattcatgatttcataccatttataatgcaacatcttaacaagcacatagggtgaagaataaacactaaacacatatacctattgcatttatcaccctttctcaaataacctttagcacacaataaccaagagaattttttcaatttttttcatttcttgagcctttttgctcatatttttctcttttattccgggtacatccctgtcgtcaagactgtttctagggattcggcacccattattttgctcacatcgaatacgtccttgtcgtcaagactgtttccaaggattcggtattcattatttcatattttcattctctttttcacaatgagcaattaaagctatttgaggaataacaatttaaaaacgcatatatatagagaatttataaatcaaaccatatgctagcatcaacattgcatatttgcttaattcaagtatagaatttaagtgtcatgcatcatctcccttaaaagaaaaatctaaatctcatgaaaaaactagaatacatacaagctatactagagacaaataaaccttcaaaatattgctagcatgcataagaaaataccatatgcataaacaaagctctcttttctcaattttttcattgtcatatttttgcttgataaaaccatgaggtacaaactccccctcaaaccatgccaaaaggatgaattatgcccaattcaccacgaagaaaagcaaaacgaTTCGAATcaaaaggtttagtgaaaatatcagcaatttgcaactttgtgtccaaaaactgcaattcaacatctcctttctcatcatgatccctcaaaaagtgaaaacgaatatcaatgtgctttgtgcgtgagtgttgaacaggattcttagcaatattgataacactagtattatcacaaaagagagatactttctcaaaagtaagaccataatctttcaaagtagataaaagccaaagaatctgtgaacaacaactagcaacagcaacatatttatattcagcagttgattgagcaacactagattgtttcctagaagaccatgcaatcaatgatgttccaagaaaat is part of the Oryza glaberrima chromosome 4, OglaRS2, whole genome shotgun sequence genome and encodes:
- the LOC127771601 gene encoding LOW QUALITY PROTEIN: uncharacterized protein LOC127771601 (The sequence of the model RefSeq protein was modified relative to this genomic sequence to represent the inferred CDS: inserted 2 bases in 1 codon), with product MSWRWWWYERAQELERQNTRLYNEKRNLEHRVGNLVYQNISLSNEKDDLKNQLEEKRRVASMYLGKVSTLEYKVQELENQNTKLSGELVKQREDMRKAGLMFMNAADTYQQLAKKQIRTKEEELVNTRKAGLLLVNAADTYQELARKQIKAKVEDLEDARKAVLVVMNAADTYQHVAEKKIKDKVEELRVLGVQKVEMVTRAASLESGLKAALVKNQELEADCDKMKIENNKLWLEVEGLKMESIAVAHRKEAAANAFDAEKAENTXTTMDLMKGENDNIQLEVLTAAHQHSSLEAGVERLKMELDMLVEVMETCKIMESGDLNGEVKEIPAADFMKGEYDKLQLDILTAEQKHSLSEAQVDWLKDNI